One Miscanthus floridulus cultivar M001 chromosome 11, ASM1932011v1, whole genome shotgun sequence DNA window includes the following coding sequences:
- the LOC136491610 gene encoding uncharacterized protein, whose protein sequence is MHRSSLCLPPLMMPDNADVAEATATAAAAAAAPPPTQAVVIHPYTTINVKTHILVTLEMKNPNFTKWASFFKALCGKFSLCPHIDGPAPPPADDPSWDIAECTVRGWILNTVDDSVLDLAITDENQSAHELWVAIEGLFHSNHAPQAIFLLEEFHSLKQGDSMIVEYCQ, encoded by the coding sequence ATGCACCGCTCCTCCCTGTGCCTGCCGCCACTCATGATGCCTGACAACGCCGACGTTGCCGAGGCCACAGCCACGGCCGCAGCTGCTGCCGCGGCACCACCACCGACACAGGCTGTCGTCATCCACCCCTACACCACTATCAACGTAAAGACACACATTCTGGTGACCCTAGAGATGAAGAATCCCAATTTCACGAAGTGGGCTTCCTTCTTCAAGGCCTTGTGTGGGAAATTCAGTCTTTGTCCCCACATCGAcgggcctgctcctcctcccgcTGATGATCCATCGTGGGACATTGCCGAGTGCACTGTCCGCGGTTGGATCTTGAACACCGTCGATGACTCAGTTCTTGATCTTGCCATCACCGATGAGAACCAGTCCGCCCACGAGCTGTGGGTGGCGATTGAAGGCCTCTTCCACTCCAATCACGCGCCCCAGGCTATCTTTCTACTTGAGGAGTTTCACTCCTTGAAGCAAGGTGACTCGATGATCGTTGAGTACTGCCAGTAG